A window of Hymenobacter siberiensis genomic DNA:
ACAGCGGGCAACCTCTACTTCGTCGGCAACCTGATAGCCCAGCGCTACGACGAAATCCACCCCAAGTACTAATTGTCACCCGCCGCCCCCTCTACCGCCCAACCCGAAACCAGCCACCTGACAGACGCCCAACTGCGCCGGGCCATCGGCAACAACTACGACCTCCTGCTCGATAAGGTGCAAAACGGCATACGCTTCAAGCTGCGCATCACCCTGCGGCGTGACGAGGTCATGGACCTGGTAAACGAAGTGGTCGCCAACATGCTCGAGCGCCACGATAGAGGGCTGGTGTCGTTCGAGAGCGAGGGCAAGATGATCGGCTACGTGCTCTTCGGTGCGTGGTGCAACTACCGGACGCAGGCGGGCAAGATCAGCAACAAGGCCAAAGCGAAGCGCAAGACCAAGGACCCCGAGTGGCTGGAGGAAGGGCAGCACCGCATCACCCGAAGCAAAGCCCAGACGGTGGACGTGTACGACTACGCCGATAAGCTGGCGGATGTATCCAGCGACCACGACAGGACCGACCAGGACCTTACGGATGCTTACTACGCCGAGCTGTGGGGCAAGCTGTTCGACTACCTCGATGACTGCGTGGCTGACGGCTTCTTCAAGTTTGATGAGGTCTCGCTCTACAAGAGTTTCATCCTGAACCAGTGGAGCATGAAGGAGCTGATCGCCCAGTCCGATTACAAGCGTTCCTACGTGCAGAAGGCGGTGACCAAGGTGCGTGAGCACATCAAGACGGTGGACTGGTATTTAACAACCTCGGAGTAGGCCGGGAGATGGGGTATCCCTCCTTTATGGAACACTTTACGTACCTGCCGCCCATCATTAACGCCACGAGCCACCTACCCTTATCTCTAACAAATACTACCAAATGCTTTCGGGCACGACGCAATGACACACGATGATGTATTCAACGACGTAACGTCGCTAACGAGAGTGACGAAGGGTCGCAGCTCCGAGGACCTGACGCAGCTACGGCGGCTGAAGGTGCTGGAGATGTACTCGGCTGGGTTGGTGCCGCAGATTTACGCCTACGTGGAAGGGCAGGGGTTCTCACGCCAGACGGCCTCGAACGATTTGACCTGGGCGAAGCAGGAGTGGCTGGAGATACACCAGAACCCGGACACGGTCAACGACACGGTGGAGCGGCACAAAGCGAAGTACTACGCCTGGGCCGCTGCTGCTGAAGCGGCTGGTGACCGCAAGGAAGCACGGGCGATGCTGCAGGCCGTGGAGAAGCTGATGGGGTTGCATCAGAATAATACAGTGGTGCAGGTGAACACGGGCGCCGTGACGAACCAGACGCTCGTGAACCACAACTATGACACCCTGACACTGGAGGAGCTGGAGAAGCTACAGTTGCTGCTGGCCAAAACGTCGCTGCCGGCCGCTGATGGATCCTAAGCAACTACCTAAGCTCGAAGACGTGCAGCGGGCGCTGTACCGCAAATCCTATTACCATTTTTTTCGTGCGGCGTTTACCGTTTTGCACCCTGGGGAAGAGTACACCGACAACTGGCACATAAAAGCGTTCTGTGAGCTGCTGCAACTAGAAGCTGAAAGAATCTCCAGCAACTCGCAGAAGCACCAGGATCTGCTCGTTAACACGCCGTTCCGTAGCGCCAAGAGCCTGATCTTTTCGGTGATGTACAACGCCTGGGTCTGGACCTGGTTCCCCGAGGCGAAGTTCATCGGCGTCTCGTACTCGGCCTCGCTGGCGCTCGAGCTGGCTACCCTCACCCGTGACCTGATCAGCAGCGACTGGTACCAGCGTCTCTGGGGAAGCCAGTACAAGATGGCATCGGACGCCAACCAAAAAGGTTTCTACAAGACCGACAAGGGTGGCTTCCGCAAGAGCGTCGGTACCGGCGGCCAGATCACCGGCTCGGGTGCTGACTTCATCATCCTCGACGATCCCCAGTCGCCGGGCAATGCTACGTCTAAGACTGACCGTGACTCGGTGGTACACTTCTACAAGGCCACACTGTACTCACGCCTGAACAAGCTGGACGTCGGGGTGCGCATCTGCGTGCAACAGCGGCTACACGAGGAAGACCTGACGGGTTATCTGCTGGCCAACAACCCCGATAAGTACCGCCACGTCTGCGTGCCCGCAGTACTCACCGAGGATTTAATGCCGAAGGCATGGGCTGACCGGTACGTGGATGGCTTGTTCTGGCCCGACCGCTTCACCCACGCAGTACTAGAAGACTACCGTGACCAGTTGGGTGCCACCCAGTACGCCAACCAACTACTCCAGAAGCCCAGGCCCGAGGAAGGCGGCATGTTCAAGGCCGAGTGGCTGGAACACCAGAAGCTTTCGCAGCTGCAGTTTCTTGAGAAGCTAAGTGGCCGAACCCCGCAGTGGCAGCTGTTCATCGACGGCGCCGAGACCGCTGACGCCAAGAACGACGCCACCTGCTATCTCTTAGCGTGTAAGCTG
This region includes:
- a CDS encoding phage terminase large subunit family protein, giving the protein MDPKQLPKLEDVQRALYRKSYYHFFRAAFTVLHPGEEYTDNWHIKAFCELLQLEAERISSNSQKHQDLLVNTPFRSAKSLIFSVMYNAWVWTWFPEAKFIGVSYSASLALELATLTRDLISSDWYQRLWGSQYKMASDANQKGFYKTDKGGFRKSVGTGGQITGSGADFIILDDPQSPGNATSKTDRDSVVHFYKATLYSRLNKLDVGVRICVQQRLHEEDLTGYLLANNPDKYRHVCVPAVLTEDLMPKAWADRYVDGLFWPDRFTHAVLEDYRDQLGATQYANQLLQKPRPEEGGMFKAEWLEHQKLSQLQFLEKLSGRTPQWQLFIDGAETADAKNDATCYLLACKLDNQLFVADVKWVRKIFTDLVRDAKEYILQHQHSMYPISRVYIEGKSVGKHLLAQLRQDVPNQVFKELQPGRDSKAVRAVACQPFVEGGRVWLLQGAWNGPFIDEVTSFTDGKSGHDDSLDVLVYAIQDTKTSDFYYSAV